Proteins from one Chitinophaga oryzae genomic window:
- a CDS encoding tetratricopeptide repeat-containing sensor histidine kinase, whose protein sequence is MYIRRLSILLIISLCCAVCGCQPQPAAPPPAGQGVTTPPVIRELQHLIDSGARWDGPQAARRLAALKDSALRAGPVASGYYYFLEGIHYWYADSNQAAINSFNQMLPAGRPDTGQPADLVILQQLGWLQVRLTSKIDDSTFSRLFHLISLAEQHQYAGSWRVYDLAAEIYFRFGDYDKAETYAAMARDSYPVTDDYFRLSLFMEERSRIYERRHQYRQALQYQDSALQYALQQPDTIRLATVYGALGVLYEKNGDKPRGHALMEKAFNIKEKINKVSFREYLNYGQLHQEKKDYSAALHYFGKALEKARKDNNAGNLSDAYDAIRQVYYDKGDYKTAISYLDSAANMALEEQEDRQLRKIVEIQALNDLKVQQQKTTDLSRQYNNQAIIVRQQQVILLIITILLALGLLITFLLIRQRKLVTQKMSIELEQRLLRSQMEPHFIFNTLSVLQSFIRRDEKEKSVKYLNKFARLLRLNLENSRHNLVRLQQETEALENYLSLQAVRFDNLFGYTIHDIPAEESSGICIPPMLLQPFVENAIQHGMRNIAHRGHISITLQLQGDQLHCVIEDNGQGLQPPKNKDKNSLSSIITQERLKILSIQTGKQASLSITDKAGEGRTGVRVTLIIPTQRC, encoded by the coding sequence TGATTCCGGCGCACGATGGGACGGGCCACAGGCCGCCCGTCGCCTCGCGGCGCTCAAAGACAGCGCTTTGCGGGCCGGCCCCGTCGCCAGCGGTTACTACTACTTTCTTGAAGGTATCCATTACTGGTATGCCGACAGCAACCAGGCAGCTATCAACAGCTTCAACCAGATGTTGCCCGCCGGGCGTCCAGATACCGGTCAACCGGCAGACCTTGTAATATTGCAGCAACTGGGATGGCTACAGGTGCGGCTGACCAGCAAAATAGACGACAGTACTTTTTCCCGGCTGTTCCACCTGATCTCGCTGGCTGAACAGCACCAGTATGCCGGCAGCTGGCGGGTGTATGATCTGGCAGCAGAAATATATTTCCGCTTCGGCGACTATGATAAAGCCGAAACATATGCCGCCATGGCGCGGGACAGCTATCCCGTGACGGACGATTACTTCCGCCTGTCGCTTTTTATGGAAGAACGGTCACGCATCTACGAACGCCGCCATCAATACCGGCAGGCGCTCCAGTACCAGGACAGCGCCCTGCAATACGCGCTGCAGCAGCCCGATACCATCCGCCTCGCCACCGTATACGGCGCGCTGGGCGTATTGTATGAAAAGAACGGCGACAAACCGAGGGGGCACGCCCTGATGGAAAAAGCATTTAACATCAAAGAGAAAATCAATAAAGTCAGCTTCCGGGAATATCTCAACTACGGCCAGCTGCACCAGGAGAAAAAAGACTATTCCGCAGCGCTTCACTACTTCGGTAAGGCACTGGAGAAAGCCAGGAAGGACAACAACGCCGGTAACCTGAGCGACGCCTATGACGCTATCCGACAGGTATATTATGACAAAGGCGATTACAAAACCGCCATCAGCTACCTCGACTCCGCAGCCAATATGGCCCTGGAGGAACAGGAAGACCGGCAGCTGCGAAAAATTGTGGAGATACAGGCGCTCAACGACCTGAAAGTACAGCAGCAGAAAACAACAGACCTGAGCCGGCAGTATAACAACCAGGCCATCATTGTACGCCAGCAACAGGTCATCCTGCTGATCATCACCATCCTGCTGGCGCTCGGCCTGCTGATCACCTTCCTGCTGATACGGCAGCGGAAGCTGGTGACCCAGAAAATGAGCATTGAACTGGAGCAACGGCTCCTGCGCAGCCAGATGGAACCCCATTTCATCTTCAATACCCTGTCAGTATTGCAAAGTTTCATCCGCCGCGATGAAAAAGAAAAGTCTGTCAAGTATCTCAATAAATTTGCACGGTTGCTGCGCCTTAACCTGGAAAACTCGCGGCACAACCTCGTCCGGCTGCAACAGGAAACCGAAGCGCTGGAAAACTACCTCAGTCTGCAGGCCGTACGCTTTGATAACCTCTTTGGCTATACGATCCATGACATCCCGGCTGAAGAAAGCAGCGGCATCTGTATCCCGCCTATGCTGCTGCAGCCTTTCGTGGAAAACGCCATCCAGCACGGTATGCGTAATATCGCACACCGCGGCCATATCTCTATTACCCTGCAGCTGCAGGGCGACCAGCTGCATTGCGTTATTGAAGACAACGGCCAGGGACTGCAGCCCCCCAAAAACAAGGACAAAAATTCCCTGTCAAGTATCATCACACAGGAACGGCTGAAAATACTGAGCATACAAACAGGCAAGCAGGCCTCTCTCAGCATTACCGACAAAGCCGGCGAAGGGCGTACGGGCGTTCGCGTTACCCTGATCATCCCCACCCAGCGATGTTAA
- a CDS encoding PhzF family phenazine biosynthesis protein — protein MQLPLYQIDAFTDRLFGGNPACVMPLQEWLPDGLLLQIARENAVAETAFFMPQGDGFALRWFTPEIEMDLCGHATLATAHAIRTLHAYAGDTLHFHSRSGLLKVTFEGERYVLSFPSRKPEPAALPVEIAEALDRMPVAVLKARDYVLVYDTETDIREIRIDRQLLDRINLDPGGVVITAPGKDCDFVSRYFTPQSSIFEDPVTGSAHCSLIPYWRERLQKTGLLARQLSDRGGTLYCTDEGAIVKMAGHARTYFTGACEVPVSSQSSLHSA, from the coding sequence ATGCAATTACCGCTTTACCAGATAGATGCCTTCACCGACCGTCTTTTTGGCGGAAACCCCGCCTGTGTGATGCCCTTGCAGGAATGGCTGCCGGACGGGTTGCTGTTGCAGATAGCCCGGGAGAACGCCGTGGCCGAGACAGCCTTTTTTATGCCGCAGGGAGATGGATTTGCCTTACGCTGGTTTACTCCTGAAATTGAAATGGACCTCTGCGGGCACGCCACGCTGGCTACCGCTCATGCCATCCGTACCCTCCATGCGTATGCCGGCGATACGCTGCATTTTCATTCCCGCAGCGGCCTGCTGAAGGTCACGTTCGAGGGAGAGCGGTACGTCCTCTCCTTTCCGTCCCGCAAACCGGAGCCTGCGGCATTGCCCGTGGAAATTGCGGAGGCGCTGGACCGTATGCCCGTGGCGGTACTAAAGGCGCGTGACTACGTGCTGGTGTATGACACGGAAACGGACATACGGGAAATACGCATCGACCGTCAGCTGCTGGACCGCATTAATCTTGATCCCGGCGGCGTGGTGATTACCGCTCCGGGGAAGGACTGTGATTTCGTATCCCGCTATTTTACGCCGCAGTCCTCTATATTCGAAGATCCCGTTACCGGTTCGGCCCACTGTTCGCTCATTCCGTACTGGCGGGAACGCCTTCAGAAAACCGGGCTGCTGGCCCGGCAGCTGTCGGACCGCGGAGGCACATTGTACTGCACGGATGAGGGTGCTATTGTGAAGATGGCCGGGCATGCCCGGACCTATTTCACCGGCGCCTGCGAGGTGCCTGTTTCGTCGCAATCTTCCCTCCACAGTGCGTAA
- a CDS encoding hybrid sensor histidine kinase/response regulator, with the protein MKAFNVFIRSLTHLGRSNFYEKELNYRITKINIVALLLIVLGSVFGVTYWLSSGYLSILIATMLGNVLFGLVLYGNKKKKHVAAGVALQVTINLSTLYFGSILSVAVDPIWLTLFLLISCLSFIKVGRAQTYCLAFSAATLLFLEVNRAIHILPPMDFSPEMLSLIYYCTAFTVMTLTSISLVTLVHYNAKLFHTITVRNQQLTDLNQELHASNTRLEQQVKERTANLEKAVTAKNIYVRELTHELRTPLNAIYSIAQLKLLSGKEKSRSEKKVDEDLFIACRNLQTLINNTQDKCKLDTGNFDEVKKEHVLLYSWITNIVNIYQYFANEKRVKIELEVQESFPDAIVEDSIKLTKIVNNILVNAIKFTRSNTVIFLRIYRDDTHWYIAVRDQGAGISPDRMATLFKEFTRTTINFAEGSGLGLNITHHLVRILGGTIKVHSEIDEGTEFVVSLPLVPFTGEIKSATIDIKENNLISFEGKKILVVEDDIMTQRYLSLLLSKRGFSIMHADNGQEALLKAHNHPDAIILDMSLPGKSGKDVLKELKANPALRHIPVIAASADTDETNIDEIMLEGASAYMIKPIDFHILIDVLVKNLLTGAIVKN; encoded by the coding sequence ATGAAAGCATTCAATGTCTTTATCCGATCGCTCACTCACTTAGGCAGAAGCAACTTCTACGAAAAAGAGCTGAATTACCGGATCACCAAGATCAATATTGTCGCGCTTTTACTGATCGTATTAGGTTCAGTCTTCGGTGTCACATATTGGCTCTCCTCCGGATACCTGAGTATCCTGATTGCTACCATGTTGGGCAATGTTTTGTTTGGACTGGTGCTATATGGTAATAAAAAGAAGAAACATGTGGCGGCCGGTGTGGCGCTCCAGGTGACGATCAACTTATCGACGCTTTATTTCGGCAGCATTCTGTCCGTTGCGGTAGACCCTATCTGGCTGACGCTTTTTCTGCTGATCTCCTGCCTTTCCTTTATTAAAGTGGGCAGGGCGCAGACGTACTGCCTGGCATTTTCGGCAGCTACCCTGTTATTCCTGGAGGTGAACCGCGCTATCCATATTCTGCCGCCGATGGACTTCAGTCCGGAGATGCTGAGCCTCATCTATTATTGTACGGCTTTTACAGTGATGACGCTGACCTCTATTTCATTGGTCACCCTGGTGCATTACAACGCCAAGCTGTTTCATACCATCACGGTGCGCAACCAGCAGCTGACCGACCTGAACCAGGAACTGCATGCCAGCAACACAAGACTGGAGCAACAGGTAAAAGAACGGACGGCCAACCTGGAAAAAGCTGTCACCGCCAAAAATATTTATGTCCGCGAGCTCACCCATGAGCTGAGAACGCCGCTGAATGCGATCTACAGTATTGCGCAACTGAAACTGCTCTCCGGCAAGGAAAAAAGCAGAAGCGAGAAAAAAGTGGACGAAGACCTGTTCATTGCCTGCCGTAACCTGCAGACGCTGATCAACAACACGCAGGACAAATGCAAGCTGGACACGGGGAACTTCGACGAAGTCAAAAAAGAGCATGTTCTCCTCTACAGCTGGATCACCAACATCGTAAATATTTACCAGTATTTCGCCAATGAAAAACGGGTAAAAATTGAACTGGAAGTGCAGGAGTCTTTTCCGGACGCCATTGTGGAAGACAGTATCAAACTGACTAAAATCGTTAACAATATCCTTGTAAACGCCATCAAATTCACCCGTAGCAATACTGTTATCTTCCTGCGCATCTACCGGGACGACACTCACTGGTACATAGCTGTAAGAGACCAGGGAGCCGGCATTTCGCCGGACAGAATGGCCACCTTGTTCAAAGAGTTTACCCGGACCACCATCAATTTTGCGGAAGGCAGCGGGCTGGGCCTCAACATCACCCATCACCTCGTTCGCATTCTGGGCGGTACCATCAAAGTACACAGTGAAATAGACGAGGGAACAGAATTCGTTGTATCCCTGCCGTTAGTACCTTTTACCGGCGAAATAAAGTCCGCGACCATCGACATCAAAGAAAACAACCTGATCTCTTTTGAAGGTAAAAAAATACTTGTGGTGGAAGACGACATCATGACCCAGCGTTATCTGTCGCTGCTGCTGAGCAAACGCGGCTTCTCCATTATGCATGCCGATAATGGCCAGGAAGCGTTGCTCAAAGCACACAATCATCCGGATGCCATCATTCTGGACATGAGCCTGCCGGGCAAATCAGGCAAAGATGTACTGAAAGAACTAAAAGCCAATCCTGCTTTAAGACACATCCCGGTGATCGCCGCATCTGCCGATACCGATGAAACCAACATTGATGAAATAATGCTGGAGGGGGCCAGCGCCTATATGATCAAACCAATCGATTTCCATATCTTGATTGATGTACTGGTCAAAAACCTACTCACGGGGGCAATCGTTAAAAATTAG
- a CDS encoding terpene synthase family protein — translation MNQTETTAKIVIPRLYCPFPTSVSPYVELVASNTFDFLHKYQLLDSPEDERYFARYKMAWMTCRTMPKANFELLCCIDNLYSWLFVLDEQLDHVKPSTAYIREENYLQQLIDGFSYVLKHKVSPVDNKFFHALADICVRLDALSRPSWQSQFLISVQATFEAAIWEAKNNKNREKHPTVAQYMYMRLFFSAANIGTDINELATGVWLPMYVLQHPDMVHLTTLARRVVCWANDLFSLRKELEHGDEHNLVMMLKYHHNTTLEEAVLMAASIHDNEIGEFVSCRAAFPDFGEELNKRIQIYLDGLETMVAGFFYWSITDTPRYNPY, via the coding sequence ATGAATCAAACCGAAACTACTGCGAAGATTGTCATTCCCAGGCTGTATTGCCCGTTCCCTACCAGTGTCAGTCCTTATGTGGAGCTGGTAGCCTCCAACACCTTTGACTTCCTGCACAAATACCAGCTGCTGGACAGCCCGGAAGACGAGCGTTACTTCGCCCGCTACAAAATGGCCTGGATGACCTGCCGGACCATGCCGAAGGCAAATTTTGAACTGCTGTGCTGTATCGACAACCTGTACAGCTGGCTGTTTGTGCTGGATGAGCAGCTGGACCACGTAAAGCCCTCTACCGCCTACATCCGCGAAGAGAATTACCTCCAGCAGCTGATAGATGGCTTTTCCTATGTGCTCAAACACAAGGTGTCACCGGTGGACAACAAATTCTTCCACGCGCTGGCCGACATCTGCGTACGCCTCGACGCGCTGAGCAGGCCCAGCTGGCAGTCGCAGTTCCTCATCAGCGTACAGGCAACTTTCGAAGCCGCGATATGGGAAGCGAAAAACAATAAAAACAGGGAGAAACATCCCACGGTGGCGCAGTACATGTATATGCGGCTGTTCTTTTCCGCCGCCAACATCGGCACAGATATCAACGAGCTGGCCACGGGCGTATGGCTGCCCATGTATGTATTACAACATCCGGACATGGTGCATCTGACCACACTGGCCAGAAGAGTGGTATGCTGGGCCAACGACCTGTTCTCTCTCCGTAAGGAACTGGAACACGGCGATGAGCACAATCTGGTGATGATGCTCAAATACCACCACAACACTACCCTTGAAGAGGCAGTGTTGATGGCGGCATCTATTCATGATAATGAAATCGGAGAATTTGTATCCTGCAGGGCGGCATTTCCTGACTTCGGGGAAGAACTGAACAAAAGGATACAGATCTATCTGGATGGACTGGAAACAATGGTTGCCGGCTTCTTCTACTGGAGCATTACGGACACTCCCCGCTATAACCCTTACTGA
- a CDS encoding cytochrome P450 produces the protein MRAENPVVYDPEFVFYYGVKGAWQIFSHKEAKQVLGDYHSFSNLFIPNLGQNIMGRNLNQSDPPDHKKLRSLVAKVFVPSVISRHAEWIRQQCEEIIEPLLEKGEMDFIHDFAIALPNRVIAQLLGIPAEDHAQVHSWVTTIVTNVKTMEEMQASFAAQQQIANYLDKMIEMRREEPKDDLISHLLASEVNGERLNNEDLLGTVVGMFLAGFETTSSLLGNIAYTFCHHPEVLDHYLEHPEDFDNIINEVLRVLPSAKSMTRVAKHDLELRGQQIKKGDYLNIWLISANHDPEVFPEPDKFDFRRPNHSDSLSFGHGIHYCFGVPLAKMETEIALKVVFSRIRKLRIKEGARIEMTPSTIITGFTRLPVTFSAVGVYQ, from the coding sequence ATGAGAGCCGAAAACCCGGTAGTGTATGATCCGGAATTTGTTTTCTATTACGGCGTAAAAGGAGCATGGCAGATCTTCTCACACAAGGAAGCCAAGCAGGTCCTGGGCGACTACCATTCCTTCTCCAATCTTTTTATCCCTAACCTGGGACAGAATATCATGGGCAGGAACCTGAACCAGAGCGATCCGCCGGACCATAAGAAACTGCGCTCGCTGGTGGCGAAGGTATTTGTGCCGTCGGTGATTTCCAGGCATGCGGAATGGATCAGGCAACAATGTGAGGAGATTATTGAACCGTTGCTGGAAAAAGGGGAGATGGATTTTATCCATGATTTTGCCATTGCATTGCCAAACCGGGTGATTGCTCAACTGCTGGGCATCCCGGCGGAAGATCATGCGCAGGTGCACAGCTGGGTCACTACCATCGTCACGAATGTAAAAACGATGGAAGAGATGCAGGCGTCTTTTGCAGCACAGCAGCAAATTGCGAACTATCTTGATAAAATGATTGAAATGCGGAGGGAAGAACCCAAAGACGACCTGATCTCGCATCTGCTGGCGTCGGAGGTGAACGGTGAAAGGCTGAACAATGAAGATCTGCTGGGCACTGTGGTAGGCATGTTCCTCGCCGGTTTTGAAACAACGTCCTCCTTGCTGGGGAATATCGCCTATACTTTCTGTCATCACCCGGAGGTGCTGGACCACTACCTGGAGCATCCGGAGGATTTTGACAACATCATCAACGAAGTGCTGCGGGTATTGCCTTCTGCCAAATCCATGACGCGGGTGGCCAAACATGATCTGGAGCTGCGGGGACAGCAGATTAAAAAAGGAGACTACCTCAATATCTGGCTGATTTCGGCCAACCATGATCCGGAGGTATTCCCGGAGCCGGACAAATTTGATTTCCGCCGTCCGAACCATTCAGACAGCCTGAGCTTCGGGCATGGCATACATTATTGTTTTGGAGTGCCGCTGGCGAAGATGGAGACAGAGATAGCGTTAAAGGTGGTGTTTTCCCGTATCAGGAAGCTCCGGATCAAAGAGGGGGCCCGGATTGAGATGACGCCGAGTACAATTATCACAGGCTTTACGAGGTTACCGGTCACGTTTTCAGCCGTGGGCGTATATCAGTAA
- a CDS encoding RNA polymerase sigma factor, with translation MTKPDIRQLWEGMVQGDETLFLRLFRLLYPALQAYGMKIQPDQGLVKDAIHQTFLYFWEKRDQLDHVLQHEGYIYTSFRRQLLSVARQQTDGLSFPGDSLAAVAEQAIPSHEDFLIHLNSTQELQQAIAAAIARLSARKQLFIRLRYYEGLSYADISARTGVAERTIYNKIHESIKNLRRELAKAGFPQEILSSVQLLLR, from the coding sequence ATGACTAAACCGGATATCAGGCAGTTGTGGGAAGGTATGGTGCAGGGAGATGAAACACTGTTCCTCCGTTTATTCAGACTGTTATATCCGGCGCTGCAGGCCTATGGCATGAAGATACAGCCCGATCAGGGCCTGGTAAAGGATGCTATCCATCAGACTTTTTTATATTTCTGGGAGAAGAGGGACCAGCTGGACCATGTTCTCCAGCATGAAGGATATATCTATACCTCTTTCAGGAGGCAACTGTTATCTGTTGCCAGGCAGCAGACCGACGGACTGTCTTTCCCCGGCGATTCCCTGGCAGCGGTTGCGGAGCAGGCCATTCCTTCCCATGAAGATTTTCTCATCCATCTCAACAGCACACAGGAGCTGCAGCAGGCTATTGCAGCCGCGATCGCGCGCCTGTCGGCAAGGAAACAACTGTTTATCCGCCTCCGGTACTATGAAGGATTGAGTTACGCAGACATCTCCGCCAGGACCGGCGTAGCAGAACGTACTATCTACAACAAGATACATGAATCCATTAAAAACCTCCGCCGGGAGCTGGCCAAAGCGGGCTTCCCGCAGGAGATCCTGTCTTCCGTACAACTGTTGCTGCGTTAG
- a CDS encoding FecR family protein: protein MHEPITIEHLVHSDSFIACCLQKDAQAIRYWQQRRKEHPEHQAVFDSAELLVLSLYRFGMEQDLCEQEERLKMMIQPPPAITPANVRKTSIRIAAAASLALLILTGIYLFTRPKPAAWVVLSSPAGQLRHVTLPDGSTAWLYSGSSIRYQQPFAVRSIQLLEGEACFRVVHDSLHPFSVQLPSGRRVTDLGTAFSVQSYGSLPEERIGVAEGSVQADTFSVLHAGEGIVAAKRSGEWKSIPYRSTTADWAQGNISLQDASFGELQLVLEQTYGLTIIPDTPAVAACRITTSFRRSDNIHQILDALRLIYGITYTIKGNTVHLSGTGCAN from the coding sequence ATGCACGAGCCTATCACTATTGAACATCTTGTTCATTCAGACTCTTTTATTGCCTGTTGCCTGCAAAAGGATGCACAAGCCATCCGATACTGGCAGCAACGGCGAAAAGAACATCCGGAGCACCAGGCCGTCTTCGACAGCGCCGAACTGCTGGTACTGTCGTTGTACCGGTTTGGAATGGAACAGGACCTGTGCGAACAGGAAGAAAGGCTGAAAATGATGATACAGCCACCACCGGCCATAACGCCGGCCAACGTGCGAAAAACAAGCATCCGTATAGCCGCTGCGGCCAGCCTGGCGTTGCTTATCCTGACCGGCATCTACCTGTTTACCAGGCCCAAGCCCGCCGCCTGGGTGGTGCTCAGCAGTCCTGCCGGCCAGTTGCGTCACGTAACGTTGCCGGATGGTTCCACCGCCTGGCTATACAGCGGCAGCAGTATCCGCTATCAGCAGCCTTTTGCCGTACGCAGCATACAGTTGCTCGAAGGGGAAGCATGCTTCCGGGTAGTGCATGACAGCCTGCATCCATTCAGTGTGCAGCTGCCTTCCGGCAGACGCGTCACCGACCTGGGCACCGCCTTCAGCGTACAAAGCTATGGCAGCCTGCCGGAAGAACGTATAGGCGTGGCCGAAGGTTCCGTACAGGCAGACACCTTCAGCGTCTTACATGCCGGCGAAGGTATTGTTGCCGCCAAACGAAGCGGCGAATGGAAAAGTATTCCGTACCGGTCTACCACTGCCGACTGGGCACAAGGAAATATATCCCTCCAGGATGCCAGTTTCGGGGAACTGCAGCTGGTGCTGGAACAAACCTACGGCCTGACCATCATCCCTGACACCCCGGCGGTAGCCGCCTGCAGGATCACGACCTCCTTCCGGCGGTCAGACAATATTCACCAGATACTGGATGCGCTCAGGCTCATATACGGTATCACCTATACGATAAAAGGAAATACAGTACACCTGTCCGGGACGGGTTGTGCCAACTAA